One Haloimpatiens massiliensis genomic window, GGAGTTAGTTCATATGTCTTTATGACTCAAAAGGATTTAAAGTTTCATAATGAACAAAAAATATTAACAAAAGGGGTTCTGGAGATTATTGAAAATAAAAACTCAATTACAGAAGATGAGTTAATTAAAATAGATGAAATTATAAAAGACTATAAGTATATTAATTATTTTGCTATATTTAAAATTGAAGATATTTCTGAATTACAAAGTAAAATTATAAAAAATGGAGAAATGGGGATATATGGTAATTATTGTTATCCATCTGATATAAAGAAGGCTAAAATAGTATTTCCTAATGATGCTAAACAAATGGCTAATTCACCAAGTTCATATGATCGTTCTACAGTAGCAGCAACAAATGGAAAGTGGGTTGTGCAATATGAATATAAGGAGCATATTTACAAATATATAGAGAACTATTCTAAAAGAATGATATTTCCTCCTAGTGAATATCGAGTACCTAAGTTTAATTATAAAGTTTCTGATTGCTTTATTGTAATAGGTATAACACTTTTAGTTTTATGGATAGGAATTAAGCTTTACTGTAGGTTTAAATTTCATTTATTTAATTAAATAATGATGGATAATTGATATAAGGTAATAGTTTTATATATGGGTATTTTACTGCATTGTTCAATATGACAAAATAAAAATTAAGCATAAATTGAAGAGCAATTTATGCTTAATTTTTACTTAAAGCTTTTATAACCAGTTTACTCTTGCCGGTCTTAGGATTTATAGGTATGCTATCTACAAAATCTATAGAGTATTTCACATTTTTCATATTTTTATTTTTTAGGAATATGTTTATTTGAGAGATTATTTTTTTACTTAAAAAATCTGCATCTCTAGATGAACGTACACATTTTAGAATAAATTTATTTTCATTTACTTGAATAAACTGATATTTTAGTATTCCCTTTACGTTTAAATCATCCAAAAAAAGAGGATGTAAAAAATCTTTATTTCCATTTTCGGTTACAAACCACATGAGTTCTTCATGTCTTCCCATTATCTTATCTATGTGTGTATAGGGCAATGGACCAGAGTTTCTTTTGGTAAAATTCAGAACCATATCCGTAAGTTTATATCTTATTAGAGGGAATGCTTTGTTATAAAGAGGAGTTATAGTTAGTCTATTTTCATCATCTTTTTCTATATAATTCAAATCATCAAATAAGTACATGCCGTTGTAGTAGTTAGTAGATGCGCCTATGCATATAGACTCAGTGCAACCGTAATAGTCAATTACATCTGCATTAAACAATTCATGGTAGTATAAGGAATTTTCTTTTGTAAGGGGTTCACCACCAGTAATTATTTTCTTGGGATGAAGATTTAATTCTTTATTTTCCACTAAGGAGGATATTATATTTAAACAAGATGGATAGCCAGATATATAGCAAGGATTAAAATTTTTTAAGGATTCCTTCCATTGACTTAGAGGATTTTGGGCATTTATAATAATGCTTTTACATTTATATCTTTCCATACCATATACAGCAAGAGCTGTGCAAGCGTAGCCGCTTCCAACAGGAGCTATATAGAGGCTTTTTATAGGAAAGTCTTTTAGGGATACGGGATTATCACCTTCTATGCTTAATCTAACAAAATTAGCTTCCAGCGTATCTAAGGCCCCTTTGTCATATAGGAAGTTAGTAGGAACCCCTGTGCTCCCGGAGGTATGAACTAAATAATTATTTTTTACCTTTGGAAGAAGAGAAGAGCTTTTAATAGCTTGTTTAACCATATATGAATCCATGGGAACAGTGGAAATTTTATAAAAGTTATTTCTTACTTGTTCCTTGGTTAGAGCAGGAATTTCATTTATAGGTATATCATCTAAATCTTTGTATTTGATTCCTTTCCATGTGTAATAATTTTTATAAAATGGGCTATGCTTATATGCGTATTTTAATATATATCTAAAGTTCTTTTGACTATACAAAAGAACTTGCTCTCTAGTCCATTTATTATGATTATAGTAGTTAATTCCGTTTTTAATTAATCTAATCAACATAAAAATCACCTCATTATCATTTTTCATATTATAATTCAGCATATTATAATATTATTTCTAAATTGTAGTTTTTAAATCATTACCATATATTTATTATATATAATGTTATGGAATGCAGTGAATTTTTAGGTTAAAATAGGATTTGAAACTATATTTCATGTGTTATTTTTAGCAATGGATAATATGATTAAACCACAAAAAAGGTACAATGTAGTGGAATTATGAAATTTCTCCTCCATGACTTGCATAAGAGCTCGGAACAATAAATTAAATTTAAATATCTCCTTTGCTTCTTATGCAACTCATTACAGAGAAATTTCATAATTCAAGTAATGTAATACTTTTGTGGCATAGTTATAATATTATGTTCAATTAATTAAATAAGAATTTTACTACATATGTTGTTTTCTGTGGTAAATAATAAGTTAAAGATATTTATATAATTAGAACTGGAGTGATTATTTTGGATAACATGTTCACTAGAACAGAACTTTTAATAGGCAAAGATGCAGTAGATAAATTAAAAAATAGTAAAGTCATGGTACTTGGAGTAGGTGGAGTAGGCGGTTTTGTATGTGAGGCATTAGCAAGAGCTGGAGTTGGCACTATAGTTTTGGTAGATAAAGATGTAGTTGATATAACTAATATAAATAGACAAATAATAGCGCTTCATTCAACTATAGGTAAGGCAAAAGTGGAAGTTATGAAAGATAGAATTTTAGATATAAATCCACAATGCCATGTGCTATGTCACAAAGTTTTTATAGATAAGAAGAATATACCGGAGCTTGTAACTAAGGATGTAGACTATGTGGTGGATGCTATAGATACAGTTACATCTAAAATAGATTTAGCGCAGTGGTGTTATGAGCATGATGTTAAAATTATAAGTTCTATGGGTACAGGTAAAAAACTAGATCCAACTAGATTCAAAATTAGCGATATACATAAAACAAAAGTTTGTCCACTAGCTAAAGTTATGAGAAAGCAGCTAAAGGACAGGGACGTAAAGAAACTTAAAGTTCTCTATTCAGAGGAAATGCCTATTCAGCCTAAACTTCAAGAGTGTGGATTTGATGATACGGATGAAAACAGAAGAATGCCTTCAAGCATATCCTTTGTGCCTTCTTGTGCAGGGCTTATAATAGGTGGAGAAGTTATAAAGGATTTAATTGCCAATGTTTAATCATGTATTTTAACTCTATAATTTTATTATAAGGAGAAAATATTATGAGTAAAATTGAACCAATAGAACGAGAATTAATAAGTAAATATATTCTTCATCAGTTAAAAGATAGAGAGCTATCTACAAAGAAAAGACTGGAACTTAATATGTTTAAGGATATATATGTGAACAATAAATTTAAGAGCGAAGTTATGGAAAAATATGATGTTTCAAGAAGTACTTTTTACAGAATGGAAAAGAAGTTTTTAGAAGCATATTCTAAAAGGGAGTACTATATTAATGTTAAATCAAGAAAAAATAAGTTAACTGATGAAGAAAATACAAAATTAAAAGAGGTTTTGAAAAATACTCCTTTAAGTGCGGGAATGCCTTATTTAAGGTGGAGTATAGAGCGCGTAGATACTTATATACAAAGTAATTTTGGAGTAAAGTA contains:
- a CDS encoding tRNA threonylcarbamoyladenosine dehydratase, producing the protein MLDNMFTRTELLIGKDAVDKLKNSKVMVLGVGGVGGFVCEALARAGVGTIVLVDKDVVDITNINRQIIALHSTIGKAKVEVMKDRILDINPQCHVLCHKVFIDKKNIPELVTKDVDYVVDAIDTVTSKIDLAQWCYEHDVKIISSMGTGKKLDPTRFKISDIHKTKVCPLAKVMRKQLKDRDVKKLKVLYSEEMPIQPKLQECGFDDTDENRRMPSSISFVPSCAGLIIGGEVIKDLIANV
- a CDS encoding phenylacetate--CoA ligase family protein, whose protein sequence is MLIRLIKNGINYYNHNKWTREQVLLYSQKNFRYILKYAYKHSPFYKNYYTWKGIKYKDLDDIPINEIPALTKEQVRNNFYKISTVPMDSYMVKQAIKSSSLLPKVKNNYLVHTSGSTGVPTNFLYDKGALDTLEANFVRLSIEGDNPVSLKDFPIKSLYIAPVGSGYACTALAVYGMERYKCKSIIINAQNPLSQWKESLKNFNPCYISGYPSCLNIISSLVENKELNLHPKKIITGGEPLTKENSLYYHELFNADVIDYYGCTESICIGASTNYYNGMYLFDDLNYIEKDDENRLTITPLYNKAFPLIRYKLTDMVLNFTKRNSGPLPYTHIDKIMGRHEELMWFVTENGNKDFLHPLFLDDLNVKGILKYQFIQVNENKFILKCVRSSRDADFLSKKIISQINIFLKNKNMKNVKYSIDFVDSIPINPKTGKSKLVIKALSKN
- a CDS encoding permease prefix domain 1-containing protein; protein product: MVSIEEFVDSLYKGVNGKSKEVDELKEEMKSHLIETVNELKKQGKTEEESLKIAYERFGDTSVITSGLFKIFHKQRRFIKFIFIVAITCMLIGVSSYVFMTQKDLKFHNEQKILTKGVLEIIENKNSITEDELIKIDEIIKDYKYINYFAIFKIEDISELQSKIIKNGEMGIYGNYCYPSDIKKAKIVFPNDAKQMANSPSSYDRSTVAATNGKWVVQYEYKEHIYKYIENYSKRMIFPPSEYRVPKFNYKVSDCFIVIGITLLVLWIGIKLYCRFKFHLFN